A portion of the Natronococcus sp. AD-5 genome contains these proteins:
- a CDS encoding LVIVD repeat-containing protein → MNRRTLLVLSGSSLSAGGAGCTDVDTLGGDDGRTDSSDEIGSDDEKHSETDGDDAGHDLLVLADGRSDGKNIHAGTTVTSYGYDEKNDAFQRSGRYRIDEIEARLINSVDVIDDGCVISRGSRSVAVPDADRSIITVLDSEMTVRETADVEGLYTLTSDGEYIYAASEIGFTVFDAELNTVGRTALEDEFGNKHMEDVVVHDGVAYIVDNVVKPMLLFRVDVSDPSNPEYLEVVAVLGTNQSLGQQAIDPDANRWLCLQTTGGRAGSSQNVLVTPMEGAESDGDEDIDIRARDEIESETVYEYDRESDSSEGTYVEDITAQPPLYASVTVDESHYLSSVTIDDGEDGVTFGLEIELDSSARVDILDGRVVALSKDMDGGRLIVYDPETDERSVDQELDGDLPLEIQARGP, encoded by the coding sequence ATGAACCGTCGAACGCTACTGGTGCTGTCCGGTTCCTCGCTGTCGGCCGGGGGTGCGGGCTGCACCGACGTGGACACGCTAGGTGGAGACGACGGACGCACGGACTCGAGCGACGAAATCGGGTCGGACGACGAGAAGCACTCAGAGACGGACGGGGACGACGCCGGTCACGACCTTCTCGTGTTGGCAGACGGGAGATCTGACGGAAAGAATATCCACGCCGGGACGACGGTAACGAGCTACGGATACGACGAGAAAAACGACGCCTTTCAGCGGTCCGGTCGGTATCGGATCGACGAAATCGAAGCGCGGCTCATCAACTCGGTCGACGTGATCGACGACGGGTGCGTGATCTCGAGAGGATCCAGATCCGTCGCCGTTCCCGACGCGGACCGATCGATTATCACGGTGCTGGATTCGGAGATGACGGTGCGAGAAACCGCCGATGTCGAGGGCCTGTACACGCTCACGTCCGACGGCGAATACATCTACGCGGCGTCCGAGATCGGCTTCACCGTGTTCGACGCGGAGCTGAACACGGTCGGACGGACCGCTCTCGAGGACGAGTTCGGAAACAAGCACATGGAGGACGTGGTCGTCCACGACGGTGTCGCCTACATCGTCGATAACGTCGTCAAGCCGATGTTACTGTTCAGAGTCGACGTTTCGGACCCGTCGAATCCGGAGTACCTGGAAGTCGTTGCCGTGCTCGGGACGAACCAATCGCTGGGTCAGCAGGCGATCGATCCGGACGCAAACAGGTGGCTGTGTCTTCAGACGACCGGCGGTAGGGCGGGCAGTTCTCAGAACGTGCTCGTCACTCCGATGGAGGGCGCCGAATCGGATGGCGACGAGGACATCGATATCCGAGCCAGGGATGAGATAGAGAGCGAAACCGTCTACGAGTACGACCGCGAATCCGATTCGTCCGAGGGGACGTACGTCGAAGACATCACCGCCCAACCACCGCTTTACGCGTCTGTCACCGTCGACGAGAGCCACTATCTGTCGTCGGTCACGATAGACGACGGGGAGGACGGCGTCACCTTCGGACTCGAGATCGAACTGGATTCGTCGGCCAGGGTCGATATCCTCGACGGACGCGTCGTCGCGCTGTCCAAAGACATGGACGGCGGTCGGCTGATCGTCTACGATCCGGAAACGGACGAACGCAGCGTCGACCAAGAACTGGACGGCGATTTGCCGCTGGAAATACAGGCGAGAGGGCCGTAA
- a CDS encoding fumarylacetoacetate hydrolase family protein: MRLARIAIPDGPVTGRYEDGVVRADDGSYEVGTDGELLPPCDPSALYCVGRNYAATLAQMEYDRPDEPDFFIKPPASLLAHEEPIPYLEFTNELTYAGELAAVIDERCHDVSEDEVSDVVRGYTIMNDVDALDQQGRTARKAFDGSGPLGPWLETDLDPTEIDMHTDVAGERRQEANTELMLFDPYEVVAYLSKRFTFRPGDVVAFGSPANPGLVEPGDTVEITYEGVGTLRNTVVDSSE; the protein is encoded by the coding sequence ATGCGACTCGCGAGGATCGCGATCCCCGACGGACCGGTTACCGGACGTTACGAGGACGGCGTCGTTCGCGCCGACGACGGCAGCTACGAGGTCGGCACCGACGGCGAACTGCTCCCGCCCTGCGACCCCTCGGCGCTGTACTGCGTGGGTCGCAACTACGCGGCGACCCTGGCGCAGATGGAGTACGACCGACCCGACGAACCCGATTTCTTCATCAAACCGCCGGCGTCGCTGCTGGCCCACGAGGAACCGATTCCCTACCTCGAGTTTACGAACGAACTGACCTACGCCGGCGAGCTCGCGGCCGTCATCGACGAGCGCTGTCACGACGTTTCGGAGGACGAGGTGTCCGACGTCGTGCGCGGCTACACGATCATGAACGACGTCGACGCGCTCGACCAGCAGGGCCGGACCGCGCGAAAGGCCTTCGACGGCTCCGGGCCGCTCGGCCCGTGGCTCGAGACCGACCTCGACCCGACGGAAATCGACATGCACACCGACGTCGCCGGCGAGCGCCGCCAGGAGGCGAACACGGAGCTGATGCTGTTCGATCCGTACGAAGTCGTCGCGTACCTCTCGAAACGCTTTACCTTCCGCCCGGGAGACGTCGTCGCCTTCGGCAGTCCCGCGAATCCCGGGCTCGTCGAGCCGGGTGACACCGTCGAGATCACCTACGAGGGCGTCGGCACCCTCCGGAACACGGTCGTCGACTCGAGCGAGTGA
- a CDS encoding helix-turn-helix domain-containing protein, translated as MADRERSMEDLMLVDSPAFERIMECVFGIQPHETGTYFRLLDMQGSTAAELADDLERDRSTVNRSLSTLCENELAERERRLLDGGGYVYQYFAVPIPDAQALMHRAVDEWAETVHARIDEFGP; from the coding sequence ATGGCCGATCGAGAGCGAAGCATGGAGGATCTCATGCTCGTCGACAGTCCGGCGTTCGAGCGGATCATGGAGTGCGTCTTCGGGATCCAGCCCCACGAGACGGGGACGTACTTCCGGTTGCTCGATATGCAGGGCAGTACCGCCGCCGAACTCGCCGACGACCTCGAGCGCGATAGGAGCACCGTGAACCGTTCGCTCTCGACCCTGTGCGAGAACGAACTCGCGGAGCGAGAACGGCGACTGCTCGACGGCGGCGGCTACGTGTATCAGTACTTCGCAGTTCCGATTCCGGACGCGCAGGCGCTGATGCACCGGGCGGTCGACGAGTGGGCCGAGACGGTTCACGCCCGTATCGACGAGTTCGGTCCGTGA
- a CDS encoding YkgJ family cysteine cluster protein has protein sequence MSTEGSRRVEVYPDREVVVEFDPELTFECVDDCTWCCQHGVLLYDQDLLELAQRANLAETTTDFRGEKFVTREEKDRDEHVADDGCACAFLREDGLCSLHLEEDWKPTRCSVFPLGVWLEDGDLHVDIRDSAREHCEGLNVSERSVVDNLEAFLPEVLWDLENPDSDREL, from the coding sequence GTGAGCACGGAGGGTTCCCGCCGCGTCGAAGTCTACCCCGACCGCGAGGTCGTCGTCGAGTTCGATCCCGAACTCACCTTCGAGTGCGTCGACGATTGCACCTGGTGCTGCCAGCACGGGGTCTTGCTCTACGACCAGGACCTCCTCGAACTCGCCCAGCGGGCGAACCTCGCCGAGACGACGACGGACTTTCGCGGCGAGAAGTTCGTCACCCGCGAGGAGAAAGACCGCGACGAGCACGTCGCCGACGACGGCTGCGCCTGCGCTTTCCTCCGCGAGGACGGGCTCTGTTCGCTCCACCTCGAGGAGGACTGGAAGCCGACCCGCTGTTCGGTCTTTCCGCTCGGCGTCTGGCTCGAGGACGGCGACCTCCACGTGGACATCCGCGACTCGGCCCGCGAGCACTGCGAGGGACTGAACGTCAGCGAGCGGTCGGTCGTCGACAACCTCGAGGCGTTCCTGCCGGAAGTGCTGTGGGACCTCGAGAACCCGGATTCGGACCGGGAACTGTAG
- a CDS encoding translation initiation factor eIF-1A encodes MTEDSGRRNLRMPNNDEVFAVVTEHLGGNHVQLRCEDGEERLGRIPGRMKYRTWIEQDDIVVAEPWDWQDEKATIEWRYTSQDADQLRREGHID; translated from the coding sequence GTGACAGAAGACTCCGGGCGACGGAACCTCCGTATGCCCAACAACGATGAAGTATTCGCCGTCGTAACCGAACACCTCGGTGGCAACCACGTTCAGCTCCGCTGTGAAGACGGCGAGGAACGCCTCGGCCGCATTCCCGGCCGGATGAAATACCGAACCTGGATCGAGCAAGACGACATCGTCGTCGCCGAACCGTGGGACTGGCAGGACGAGAAAGCCACCATCGAGTGGCGCTACACCAGCCAGGACGCCGACCAGCTCCGTCGCGAAGGCCACATCGACTAG
- a CDS encoding SDR family NAD(P)-dependent oxidoreductase, which produces MDEQTVVVTGGTRGIGRAVADAFADEGATVVVGARDGDAVEETVAELEDAGATAAGVRTDVRDEFDVERLVETASRTGDERGIDVVVAAAGVYHGDPGHTPTDRESYAAFDDHWRTNGRGVFATIKEAMPHLNEGARVLVPTGAIAGDAEAGYGSYAISKATAEAAVRGFAADTDRVVGCLDPGQVATELTGGRGREPAEVAPLFVWAATDAPGEELDGAVLGLREWKQATR; this is translated from the coding sequence ATGGACGAGCAGACAGTCGTCGTCACCGGCGGAACGCGCGGTATCGGACGGGCCGTTGCCGACGCGTTCGCGGACGAGGGTGCAACCGTCGTCGTCGGCGCTCGAGACGGCGATGCGGTCGAGGAAACGGTCGCCGAACTCGAGGACGCCGGGGCGACGGCGGCGGGCGTTCGGACGGACGTCCGCGACGAGTTCGACGTCGAACGGCTGGTCGAGACCGCCTCGCGAACCGGCGACGAGCGCGGGATCGACGTCGTCGTCGCCGCGGCCGGCGTCTACCACGGCGATCCGGGTCACACGCCGACCGATCGAGAGTCCTACGCGGCGTTCGACGACCACTGGCGGACGAACGGCCGCGGGGTCTTCGCGACGATCAAGGAGGCGATGCCGCACCTCAACGAGGGTGCGCGGGTGCTCGTCCCGACGGGAGCGATCGCCGGAGACGCGGAAGCCGGGTACGGCTCCTACGCGATCTCGAAGGCGACGGCCGAGGCCGCGGTGCGCGGATTCGCGGCCGACACGGACCGCGTCGTCGGCTGCCTCGATCCGGGACAGGTCGCGACGGAACTCACCGGCGGTCGCGGACGCGAGCCCGCGGAGGTCGCCCCGCTGTTCGTCTGGGCTGCGACCGACGCGCCGGGCGAGGAACTGGACGGTGCCGTGCTCGGCCTGCGCGAGTGGAAGCAGGCCACCAGGTGA
- a CDS encoding formate/nitrite transporter family protein has translation MSNLDRHDETGVGDHGQLDSDRAEPDSAGESDTVRDAVDRSRSGAPAAGSVVRDRFSSDEVFQRIVAAADEEVTSGNRELFFSGIAAGFAITITFLMYASLYGSTDGHPILSALLYPLGFIYIIIGGYQLYTENTLPPVALTLERLASVPALLRHWTIVVTGNFVGAIIGAAVLAWGGVFSPEAAAAGLHLGEHGFETPWWDLFFKACFAGLIVAGVVWVEYAARDTIARLVVVYLAFLAIPIGNLFHVVTSFTEMSYAVFAGDHSFFVGLTQFVLPVLLGNTIGGVLLVTVVNYYQTSEERLESARFAGTDRRLSVREWTLGSLAGRSYVPLIDTAETTAADDDTYRVIVPIANPRTESELVEVAETLASVHESAVVHLVHIVQTPDRASVGGTGGQRARIVDESETLLADMCESVGDSDVEWETSTIVTHRSFEEIFDTAERQHADLVVLGWEDDKLWGAARAERPIGELTNQLPCDLLVFKNRGLDTSRILLPTAGGPDSDLSAEVAQTLSATVDADVTLLHVVGGPDERAAGERFLGEWAADHNLQDATLAVDDSGDIEDAICRAADEHTIVFLGATERGLLSRLVTGSLHFDVVNETDCSVLLTERPGERTLFERLFGR, from the coding sequence ATGAGTAACCTTGACCGTCACGACGAGACGGGAGTGGGTGACCACGGTCAACTCGACTCCGACCGGGCCGAACCGGATTCCGCGGGTGAGTCGGACACGGTCCGAGATGCCGTAGATCGGTCCAGAAGCGGCGCTCCGGCGGCCGGATCGGTCGTTCGCGACCGTTTCTCGTCCGACGAAGTGTTCCAGCGGATCGTCGCGGCCGCCGACGAGGAAGTCACCTCGGGGAACCGCGAACTGTTTTTCAGCGGCATCGCCGCCGGCTTCGCGATCACGATCACGTTCCTGATGTACGCCTCGCTGTACGGCTCGACCGACGGCCACCCGATACTGAGCGCCCTGCTGTATCCGCTCGGCTTCATCTACATCATCATCGGCGGCTACCAGCTGTACACCGAGAACACGCTCCCGCCGGTCGCGCTCACGCTCGAGCGGCTGGCGAGCGTTCCGGCGCTGCTCCGCCACTGGACGATCGTCGTCACCGGGAACTTCGTCGGCGCTATCATCGGCGCGGCGGTGCTCGCGTGGGGCGGCGTCTTCTCCCCCGAGGCGGCAGCCGCGGGGCTGCACCTGGGCGAACACGGCTTCGAGACGCCGTGGTGGGACCTGTTCTTCAAGGCCTGCTTCGCCGGCCTTATCGTCGCCGGCGTCGTCTGGGTCGAGTACGCCGCCCGCGATACGATCGCCAGGCTCGTCGTCGTCTACCTGGCGTTCCTCGCGATCCCGATCGGGAACCTGTTCCACGTGGTCACCTCGTTCACCGAGATGTCCTACGCCGTCTTCGCCGGCGATCACTCGTTTTTCGTCGGACTCACGCAGTTCGTCCTGCCGGTCTTGCTGGGCAACACGATCGGCGGCGTCCTGCTCGTGACCGTCGTCAACTACTACCAGACGAGCGAGGAGCGCCTCGAGTCCGCTCGGTTCGCCGGCACCGACCGCCGGCTCTCGGTGCGCGAGTGGACGCTCGGGAGCCTCGCCGGACGGTCCTACGTTCCGTTGATCGACACCGCCGAGACGACCGCGGCCGACGACGACACGTACCGAGTGATCGTCCCGATCGCCAATCCGCGGACGGAGTCGGAACTCGTCGAGGTCGCCGAGACGCTCGCGAGCGTCCACGAGTCTGCGGTCGTCCACCTCGTTCACATCGTCCAGACGCCGGATCGGGCGTCCGTCGGGGGTACCGGCGGACAGCGCGCGCGAATCGTCGACGAGTCCGAGACGCTGCTCGCGGATATGTGCGAATCCGTCGGCGACTCGGACGTCGAGTGGGAGACCTCGACGATCGTCACTCACCGCTCGTTCGAGGAGATCTTCGACACCGCCGAGCGCCAGCACGCCGACCTCGTGGTACTCGGCTGGGAGGACGACAAACTCTGGGGTGCTGCGCGCGCCGAACGGCCGATCGGCGAGCTGACCAACCAGCTCCCCTGTGATCTCCTCGTGTTCAAGAATCGGGGGCTCGACACCTCGCGGATCCTCCTGCCGACCGCCGGCGGACCGGATTCGGACCTGAGCGCCGAGGTCGCCCAGACGCTCAGCGCAACCGTTGATGCCGACGTCACGCTCCTCCACGTCGTCGGCGGGCCCGACGAGCGCGCGGCCGGCGAGCGGTTCCTCGGGGAGTGGGCCGCCGACCACAACCTCCAGGACGCTACGCTCGCGGTCGACGATTCCGGCGACATCGAGGATGCGATCTGTCGTGCAGCCGACGAGCACACGATTGTGTTCCTCGGTGCGACCGAGCGAGGGCTTCTCTCGCGGCTCGTGACCGGTTCGTTACACTTCGACGTTGTCAACGAAACCGACTGTTCGGTGTTGCTCACCGAGCGGCCGGGCGAACGCACCCTGTTCGAGCGGCTGTTCGGTCGATAG
- a CDS encoding phytoene desaturase family protein: protein MQSLAGESIVVIGAGVGGLSAACYLADAGADVRVIEKNEQLGGRASRLERDDFRFDMGPSWYLMPDVFERFFATFDRTPGDYYELTHLDPHYRIFFKDGDRVDVTPDLERTKRVFEEYEDGAGDALERYLEKSRENYEVGMKHFVYEDRSRLRDYLDLDVARQARGLSLLGSMQGHVENYFDHPKLQQLMQYTLVFLGGSPKNTPALYNLMSHVDFNLGVWYPEGGIGGVIDGIAALGEELGVEYETDRPATGIKGREGAFVVETTDGPLRPDLVVSNADYPHTDQELLPPERRGYDADYWESRTYAPSAFLLYLGIEGDVDELAHHTLVLPTDWEDHFDRIFEEPAWPDDPAYYCCVPSETDDDVAPDGHSNLFVLVPIAPGLEDTPERRERYRERILDDLAENAGTDLRGRIVLEERFCIEDFANRYNSYDGTALGMAHTLRQTALFRPPHRAKRVDGLYLTGGDTTPGIGVPMCLISGELTAEKVLEDHG, encoded by the coding sequence ATGCAATCGCTTGCCGGTGAGTCGATCGTCGTGATCGGCGCCGGCGTTGGCGGGCTCTCCGCGGCCTGCTACCTCGCCGACGCCGGTGCCGACGTCCGAGTGATCGAGAAAAACGAACAGCTCGGCGGGCGGGCGAGTCGCCTCGAGCGGGACGACTTCCGGTTCGACATGGGTCCCTCCTGGTACCTCATGCCCGACGTGTTCGAGCGGTTTTTCGCCACCTTCGATCGGACGCCGGGCGACTACTACGAGCTGACCCACCTCGATCCCCACTACCGTATCTTCTTCAAGGACGGGGATCGGGTCGACGTGACGCCCGATCTCGAGCGCACGAAGCGGGTCTTCGAGGAGTACGAGGACGGGGCCGGCGACGCCCTCGAGCGCTACCTCGAGAAATCCAGAGAGAACTACGAGGTCGGGATGAAACACTTCGTCTACGAGGATCGGTCCCGGCTCCGGGACTACCTCGATCTCGACGTGGCTCGCCAGGCGCGCGGCCTCTCGCTTCTGGGCTCGATGCAGGGACACGTCGAGAACTACTTCGACCATCCGAAGCTGCAGCAGCTCATGCAGTACACGCTGGTCTTCCTCGGCGGTTCGCCGAAGAATACGCCCGCGCTGTACAACCTGATGAGCCACGTCGATTTCAACCTCGGCGTCTGGTACCCCGAAGGGGGAATCGGCGGCGTCATCGACGGAATCGCCGCCCTCGGGGAGGAACTCGGCGTCGAGTACGAGACGGACCGACCCGCCACCGGGATCAAGGGTCGAGAGGGCGCCTTCGTCGTCGAGACGACGGACGGTCCGCTGCGGCCGGACCTCGTGGTCAGCAACGCCGACTACCCGCACACCGACCAGGAGCTGCTCCCGCCCGAGCGACGCGGATACGACGCCGACTACTGGGAGTCGCGCACGTACGCTCCCTCCGCGTTCCTGCTCTATCTCGGCATCGAGGGCGACGTGGACGAACTCGCCCACCACACCCTCGTCCTCCCCACCGACTGGGAGGATCACTTCGACCGGATCTTCGAGGAGCCGGCGTGGCCCGACGATCCGGCCTACTACTGCTGCGTCCCGTCCGAGACCGACGACGACGTCGCTCCCGACGGCCACAGTAACCTGTTCGTCCTCGTCCCCATCGCGCCCGGACTCGAGGATACGCCGGAACGCCGCGAGCGGTACCGCGAGCGGATCCTCGACGACCTCGCCGAGAACGCGGGGACCGACCTGCGCGGCCGGATCGTCCTCGAGGAGCGCTTCTGCATCGAGGACTTCGCGAACCGGTACAACAGCTACGACGGAACGGCCCTCGGGATGGCCCACACCCTCCGTCAGACCGCCCTCTTTCGGCCGCCACACCGCGCCAAGCGGGTCGACGGCCTCTACCTCACGGGCGGGGACACTACGCCCGGAATCGGCGTCCCGATGTGTCTCATCAGCGGCGAACTGACCGCCGAGAAGGTCCTCGAGGATCACGGGTGA
- a CDS encoding prenyltransferase: MTGGSTAASSEPSVTDQAVYLLTLSRPRFWLYLAGPVLVGVAYAAGSVGELFAPAAVALFAYFLLPANVFLYGVNDIFDREIDAVNPKKGEKEARYRGQRSVPLAVAVSGALALALLPLTPPTAWGWIGGFLVLGAAYSAPPIRFKTTPLLDSVSNGLYVTPGAAAYAAVAGSQPPALAVLGGWLWAMGMHTFSAIPDVEPDRETGVRTTATALGEGRTYAYCGACWLAGAAAFGALDYRLGALMAVYPALVGVIALSSVAVDRAYWWFPAINTVVGAALTVGGLWVTLYG; encoded by the coding sequence GTGACGGGGGGCTCGACCGCGGCCTCGAGCGAGCCGAGCGTCACCGATCAGGCGGTCTACCTGCTGACGCTCTCGCGACCACGGTTCTGGCTCTACCTGGCCGGTCCCGTCCTCGTCGGCGTCGCCTACGCGGCGGGGTCGGTCGGAGAGCTGTTCGCGCCGGCGGCGGTCGCGCTGTTCGCGTACTTCCTCCTGCCGGCGAACGTCTTCCTCTACGGCGTCAACGATATCTTCGACCGCGAGATCGACGCCGTCAACCCGAAAAAAGGCGAGAAAGAGGCGCGGTACCGGGGACAACGATCCGTCCCCCTCGCGGTCGCCGTCTCGGGGGCGCTCGCGCTGGCGTTGCTCCCGCTGACCCCGCCGACGGCGTGGGGGTGGATCGGCGGCTTTCTCGTCCTCGGGGCCGCCTACAGCGCGCCGCCGATCCGGTTCAAGACGACGCCGCTGCTCGACTCGGTTTCGAATGGGCTCTACGTCACGCCGGGTGCCGCGGCGTACGCCGCCGTCGCGGGTTCACAGCCGCCCGCGCTCGCCGTCCTCGGCGGCTGGCTGTGGGCGATGGGGATGCACACGTTCTCGGCGATTCCGGACGTCGAACCCGATCGAGAGACGGGCGTTCGGACGACCGCGACGGCGCTCGGCGAGGGACGAACGTACGCCTACTGCGGCGCGTGCTGGCTCGCCGGCGCCGCCGCGTTCGGTGCACTCGACTACCGCCTCGGCGCGCTCATGGCGGTCTATCCCGCCCTCGTCGGGGTGATCGCCCTCTCCTCCGTCGCCGTCGATCGGGCGTACTGGTGGTTTCCGGCGATCAACACCGTCGTCGGCGCGGCGCTGACGGTGGGCGGGCTCTGGGTGACCCTGTATGGATGA
- the cruF gene encoding bisanhydrobacterioruberin hydratase: MDEAATRTDDRTRADVQRRLERLVRENRFTIAVIFPLVGAVTLIASAEGLLPEPLAYNPLLILFGAMVMRSPLLVGLLPRIGRRALGCLGVLTAYTYAIETVGVRTGWPYGAFEYRIQLGPMLFGEVPLALPLFFVPLVLNAYLLTLLVLGDRAESALVRIPTAIAAVVAIDLVLDPAAVAVGFWTFASGAYYGVPLSNYVGWLISGTAGVALVDLAFDRAALLERVRSCVFILDDLVSFVLLWGTINLLYGNWLAAGVAGLFCLGLFRTGRYDLDLARTALPAGR; the protein is encoded by the coding sequence ATGGATGAAGCGGCGACGCGGACCGACGACCGAACGCGAGCGGACGTACAGCGGCGACTCGAGCGGCTCGTCCGCGAGAACCGGTTCACGATCGCCGTGATCTTCCCGCTCGTCGGCGCGGTGACGCTGATCGCGAGCGCCGAGGGACTGCTGCCGGAGCCGCTCGCGTACAACCCGCTGTTGATCCTCTTCGGCGCGATGGTGATGCGCTCGCCGCTGCTCGTCGGCCTGCTGCCGCGGATCGGCCGGCGGGCGCTCGGCTGTCTCGGCGTCCTGACGGCCTACACGTACGCGATCGAGACCGTCGGCGTGCGAACGGGCTGGCCCTACGGCGCCTTCGAGTACAGGATTCAGCTCGGTCCGATGCTGTTCGGCGAGGTGCCGCTGGCGCTGCCGCTGTTTTTCGTCCCGCTCGTGTTGAACGCCTACCTGCTGACGCTGCTGGTGCTCGGCGACCGGGCCGAGTCCGCACTCGTTCGGATCCCGACGGCGATCGCCGCCGTGGTCGCGATCGACCTCGTCCTCGATCCCGCCGCCGTCGCCGTCGGGTTCTGGACGTTCGCATCCGGCGCGTACTACGGCGTCCCCCTCTCGAACTACGTCGGCTGGCTCATCTCCGGAACCGCCGGGGTCGCCCTCGTCGACCTCGCCTTCGACCGAGCGGCGCTGCTCGAGCGCGTCCGGTCCTGCGTGTTCATCCTCGACGACCTGGTGAGCTTCGTCCTGCTGTGGGGGACGATCAACCTCCTCTACGGCAACTGGCTGGCCGCGGGCGTCGCCGGCCTGTTCTGTCTCGGCCTGTTTCGAACGGGACGGTACGACCTCGACCTCGCCAGGACGGCGCTGCCGGCCGGGCGCTGA
- a CDS encoding phytoene/squalene synthase family protein: MQQEHIDASKAIQRRTGKTFYLATRLLPERVRNATHVLYAFFRIADEIVDDAAGVSSARQRTELESLRAQALGRAEPADPVLEAFQELRRRYDIPDREVDAFIDAMETDVATGRYETYDDLEAYMRGSAAAVGVMMTAIMEPDDPETALPHAIKLGEAFQMTNFLRDVREDVLERDRIYVPQETLRAHGTSAKEIEDLEYSASFRAAMAEELRRTERLYREGVAGIRYLPEDCRLPVLLAAVLYAEHHAVIRAQGYDVLASEPSLSTARKLWCLGKTRWYWRWNRNPEAVFDRVSAIPATEPERHGPEHGEGVLTQ, encoded by the coding sequence ATGCAACAGGAACACATCGACGCAAGCAAAGCGATTCAGCGACGAACCGGGAAGACCTTCTATCTCGCGACGCGGCTTCTCCCGGAGCGAGTACGAAACGCGACGCACGTTCTGTACGCGTTCTTTCGTATCGCCGACGAGATCGTCGACGACGCTGCCGGCGTATCATCCGCCCGGCAGCGCACGGAACTCGAGTCGCTTCGCGCCCAGGCGCTCGGTCGCGCCGAACCCGCGGATCCGGTCCTCGAGGCGTTCCAGGAGCTTCGACGCCGTTACGACATCCCCGATCGCGAGGTCGACGCGTTCATCGACGCGATGGAGACGGACGTCGCCACCGGTCGGTACGAGACCTACGACGACCTCGAGGCGTACATGCGCGGCTCGGCCGCGGCCGTCGGCGTGATGATGACCGCGATCATGGAACCCGACGATCCCGAGACCGCGCTCCCGCACGCGATCAAGCTCGGCGAGGCGTTTCAGATGACGAACTTCCTGCGCGACGTCCGCGAGGACGTCCTCGAGCGCGACCGGATCTACGTCCCGCAGGAGACGCTTCGAGCCCACGGCACCTCGGCGAAGGAGATCGAGGACCTCGAGTACTCGGCGTCGTTCCGGGCGGCGATGGCCGAGGAACTCAGGCGAACGGAGCGACTCTACCGCGAGGGCGTCGCCGGCATCCGGTACTTACCCGAGGATTGCCGGCTGCCGGTACTGCTCGCGGCCGTCCTCTACGCGGAACACCACGCCGTCATCCGCGCCCAGGGGTACGACGTGCTCGCGTCGGAGCCGTCGCTCTCGACGGCTCGCAAGCTGTGGTGTCTCGGGAAGACGCGCTGGTACTGGCGCTGGAACCGTAATCCGGAGGCGGTCTTCGATCGCGTTTCCGCGATTCCCGCGACCGAGCCGGAACGCCACGGGCCCGAGCACGGCGAAGGCGTCCTGACGCAGTAA